One Osmerus eperlanus chromosome 13, fOsmEpe2.1, whole genome shotgun sequence genomic region harbors:
- the LOC134032100 gene encoding ubiquitin-conjugating enzyme E2 A-like, whose protein sequence is MSTPARRRLMRDFKRLQEDPPAGVSGAPSENNIMVWNAVIFGPEGTPFEDGTFKLTVEFTEEYPNKPPTVRFVSKMFHPNVYADGSICLDILQNRWSPTYDVSSILTSIQSLLDEPNPNSPANSQAAQLYQENKREYEKRVSAIVEQSWHDC, encoded by the exons ATGTCAACACCAGCAAGACGTCGTTTAATGAGAGATTTTAAACG GCTTCAAGAGGATCCTCCagctggggtcagtggagccccGTCAGAAAACAATATTATGGTTTGGAATGCTGTTATTTTTGG GCCAGAGGGAACACCTTTTGAAGATG GAACTTTCAAACTCACAGTAGAATTTACAGAAGAATATCCAAACAAGCCTCCAACAGTGCGATTTGTCTCCAAAATGTTTCATCCAAATG TCTATGCAGATGGTAGTATATGCTTGGACATTCTTCAGAACCGCTGGAGTCCTACTTACGATGTTTCTTCAATCTTAACTTCAATACAG TCTTTATTGGATGAGCCTAATCCAAACAGCCCAGCCAACAGCCAGGCTGCTCAGCTATATCAAGAAAATAAGCGGGAATATGAGAAGAGAGTTTCTGCCATCGTCGAACAGAGTTGGCATGATTGTTGA
- the nkrf gene encoding NF-kappa-B-repressing factor isoform X1: protein MKLCRYGPDLICKVLEMAEGIDKGEMPSFELVPSSEAKKRPNSSDGREEPMRKMPVSKFASRPRFEPVHFVSGGSSGGSCNDEKENDKERRRGDTYSSTRQRELDHSSYGSSRAQSSSTVRPAFDRVSSYGFDSWADHRDRDRNRDLPTGSSSSFGGYGSRGSTSNYMTKTQQDYSARYEAHNARHSDSYSQAHRSDGYGGGSRSGGWDSGRQGIGFGHQDRPSSSRAFSRVYSSPGTSSPTPSSVTGCSQPLAISQATLDEKQRLISGVAASVVVTSRDPAFVSGSDAPNYNFILSRSIQACKTNPEYIYVNLKDIPPGDLPKNRKVPSDGYACELRCQCVYLATGYSGSKNGARDRASEQAVKLFLKPVEVRVVQRKYRHSLVSDIVVCQMHCPTPAFLPALRNPEDKPTPSSKGQYEPDKRKHWTEFVIVDNAHDAICILNNSAAFNRMKIDYKFDIVPNSSAWQCSVYLQDELVAQARGSKKTSKHTAAEEALRKLRMNQAARQQQQQQQQQQSSRGNHSDPQGGRFGQHGGRKKHLSELVILENSDNAICIINDTAQFNKVAADYKFTVLPDHRWRCEVYLEGQYVAAGIGPKKTVKHIAAEQALATLRQTQAVVKSNLRKEGHADAISRNQILARAGEESMRQEIKEDNIGNQLLRKMGWKGGGLGREGEGIAEPIKVKEQFSREGLGMDMDKPGHQLGKRDIEDIIRNYVSSDRQDDLRFSTELNNDERKQIHQISQKYGLRSKSYGQGRQRFLIVSRKVHKDQLIGQLLQEGQVGRYELVKPQASH from the exons ATGAAGCTTTGCAG GTATGGCCCAGATTTGATTTGTAAGGTACTGGAGATGGCAGAAGGCATTGACAAAGGCGAAATGCCCTCCTTTGAGCTCGTTCCAAGTTCTGAAGCAAAAAAGAGACCCAATTCATCAGATGGCA GAGAAGAACCCATGAGGAAAATGCCTGTATCCAAATTTGCCTCCAGACCCAGGTTTGAGCCTGTACACTTTGTCAGTGGTGGTAGCAGTGGAGGATCTTGCAATGATGAGAAGGAAAATGATAAGGAGCGCAGGAGGGGTGACACATACAGCAGCACCAGGCAGCGGGAGTTGGACCACTCTTCTTACGGCAGCAGTCGGGCTCAGAGCTCCTCAACAGTTAGACCTGCATTTGACAGGGTTTCGTCATATGGCTTTGACTCTTGGGCAGACCACAGGGACAGGGATAGAAACAGAGACCTACCGACGGGTAGTTCAAGCAGTTTTGGAGGTTATGGTAGCCGGGGATCCACCTCAAACTACATGACAAAAACACAGCAGGACTACTCGGCTAGATATGAGGCCCACAACGCTCGGCACTCAGATTCATACTCTCAGGCCCACAGATCGGATGGATATGGAGGGGGAAGTCGGTCGGGGGGCTGGGATTCAGGACGTCAAGGCATAGGCTTTGGGCACCAGGACAGACCGTCCTCCAGCAGGGCATTCAGCAGGGTCTACAGCAGCCCAGGAACAAGCAGTCCCACACCTTCCTCTGTCACTGGCTGTTCGCAGCCCCTTGCTATATCCCAAGCTACTTTGGACGAGAAGCAAAGGTTGATTTCAGGAGTGGCAGCTTCTGTGGTTGTCACTTCTAGAGACCCTGCGTTCGTGAGCGGATCTGATGCTCCCAACTACAACTTCATCCTGAGTCGTAGTATCCAGGCTTGTAAGACTAATCCAGAGTACATCTATGTCAACCTCAAGGATATTCCTCCAGGAGACCTCCCAAAGAACAGGAAAGTACCGTCTGATGGCTATGCCTGTGAGCTGAGATGCCAGTGTGTTTACCTTGCTACTGGATACTCTGGCAGTAAAAATGGAGCCAGGGACCGTGCGTCAGAGCAGGCAGTCAAGCTCTTTTTAAAACCAGTGGAGGTGCGTGTTGTGCAGCGCAAGTATCGACATTCTTTGGTCAGTGATATAGTGGTGTGTCAGATGCACTGTCCTACACCTGCCTTTCTACCGGCTCTCCGTAATCCAGAAGATAAACCGACTCCTAGCTCCAAGGGGCAGTATGAGCCTGACAAACGCAAGCACTGGACCGAGTTTGTGATCGTTGACAATGCTCATGACGCCATCTGCATTCTCAACAACTCTGCTGCCTTCAATCGTATGAAAATCGACTACAAGTTTGACATAGTGCCTAATAGCAGTGCGTGGCAATGCAGTGTgtacctgcaggatgagctggtgGCACAGGCGCGAGGCAGCAAGAAGACCTCCAAGCATACAGCTGCCGAAGAGGCTCTGAGGAAGCTTCGTATGAACCAGGCAGcaaggcagcagcagcagcaacaacaacaacaacaatcttCTCGTGGAAATCACTCGGACCCCCAGGGTGGCCGTTTTGGTCAGCATGGTGGTAGAAAGAAACACCTGAGTGAGCTAGTTATCCTAGAGAATTCTGATAATGCCATCTGTATCATCAATGACACAGCCCAATTTAATAAGGTAGCTGCTGATTACAAGTTCACTGTGCTCCCAGACCATCGCTGGAGATGTGAAGTGTATCTAGAAGGCCAGTATGTAGCTGCAGGTATAGGACCTAAGAAGACGGTTAAACACATTGCAGCAGAGCAAGCGCTGGCCACactgagacagacacaggctgTGGTGAAATCTAACCTCAGGAAGGAGGGTCATGCTGACGCCATTTCCCGTAACCAAATCCTGGCCCGTGCTGGAGAGGAGTCCATGAGACAGGAGATCAAGGAGGACAACATTGGGAATCAGCTACTCCGCAAGATGGGCTGGAAGGGTGGCGGACTGGGTCGCGAAGGGGAGGGCATTGCAGAGCCAATTAAAGTCAAGGAGCAGTTTTCTAGAGAGGGGCTGGGTATGGACATGGACAAACCTGGACATCAGCTCGGCAAGCGGGATATTGAGGATATTATCCGTAATTATGTCAGCTCAGATCGCCAGGATGACCTACGCTTCTCAACAGAGCTCAACAATGATGAACGCAAGCAAATTCACCAGATATCTCAGAAGTATGGACTACGGAGCAAGTCATATGGACAGGGCAGGCAACGCTTTCTCATTGTTAGCCGCAAAGTGCACAAAGACCAGCTGATTGGCCAGTTGCTGCAGGAAGGGCAGGTGGGACGATACGAACTGGTGAAACCTCAGGCCTCTCACTGA
- the nkrf gene encoding NF-kappa-B-repressing factor isoform X2, with product MAEGIDKGEMPSFELVPSSEAKKRPNSSDGREEPMRKMPVSKFASRPRFEPVHFVSGGSSGGSCNDEKENDKERRRGDTYSSTRQRELDHSSYGSSRAQSSSTVRPAFDRVSSYGFDSWADHRDRDRNRDLPTGSSSSFGGYGSRGSTSNYMTKTQQDYSARYEAHNARHSDSYSQAHRSDGYGGGSRSGGWDSGRQGIGFGHQDRPSSSRAFSRVYSSPGTSSPTPSSVTGCSQPLAISQATLDEKQRLISGVAASVVVTSRDPAFVSGSDAPNYNFILSRSIQACKTNPEYIYVNLKDIPPGDLPKNRKVPSDGYACELRCQCVYLATGYSGSKNGARDRASEQAVKLFLKPVEVRVVQRKYRHSLVSDIVVCQMHCPTPAFLPALRNPEDKPTPSSKGQYEPDKRKHWTEFVIVDNAHDAICILNNSAAFNRMKIDYKFDIVPNSSAWQCSVYLQDELVAQARGSKKTSKHTAAEEALRKLRMNQAARQQQQQQQQQQSSRGNHSDPQGGRFGQHGGRKKHLSELVILENSDNAICIINDTAQFNKVAADYKFTVLPDHRWRCEVYLEGQYVAAGIGPKKTVKHIAAEQALATLRQTQAVVKSNLRKEGHADAISRNQILARAGEESMRQEIKEDNIGNQLLRKMGWKGGGLGREGEGIAEPIKVKEQFSREGLGMDMDKPGHQLGKRDIEDIIRNYVSSDRQDDLRFSTELNNDERKQIHQISQKYGLRSKSYGQGRQRFLIVSRKVHKDQLIGQLLQEGQVGRYELVKPQASH from the exons ATGGCAGAAGGCATTGACAAAGGCGAAATGCCCTCCTTTGAGCTCGTTCCAAGTTCTGAAGCAAAAAAGAGACCCAATTCATCAGATGGCA GAGAAGAACCCATGAGGAAAATGCCTGTATCCAAATTTGCCTCCAGACCCAGGTTTGAGCCTGTACACTTTGTCAGTGGTGGTAGCAGTGGAGGATCTTGCAATGATGAGAAGGAAAATGATAAGGAGCGCAGGAGGGGTGACACATACAGCAGCACCAGGCAGCGGGAGTTGGACCACTCTTCTTACGGCAGCAGTCGGGCTCAGAGCTCCTCAACAGTTAGACCTGCATTTGACAGGGTTTCGTCATATGGCTTTGACTCTTGGGCAGACCACAGGGACAGGGATAGAAACAGAGACCTACCGACGGGTAGTTCAAGCAGTTTTGGAGGTTATGGTAGCCGGGGATCCACCTCAAACTACATGACAAAAACACAGCAGGACTACTCGGCTAGATATGAGGCCCACAACGCTCGGCACTCAGATTCATACTCTCAGGCCCACAGATCGGATGGATATGGAGGGGGAAGTCGGTCGGGGGGCTGGGATTCAGGACGTCAAGGCATAGGCTTTGGGCACCAGGACAGACCGTCCTCCAGCAGGGCATTCAGCAGGGTCTACAGCAGCCCAGGAACAAGCAGTCCCACACCTTCCTCTGTCACTGGCTGTTCGCAGCCCCTTGCTATATCCCAAGCTACTTTGGACGAGAAGCAAAGGTTGATTTCAGGAGTGGCAGCTTCTGTGGTTGTCACTTCTAGAGACCCTGCGTTCGTGAGCGGATCTGATGCTCCCAACTACAACTTCATCCTGAGTCGTAGTATCCAGGCTTGTAAGACTAATCCAGAGTACATCTATGTCAACCTCAAGGATATTCCTCCAGGAGACCTCCCAAAGAACAGGAAAGTACCGTCTGATGGCTATGCCTGTGAGCTGAGATGCCAGTGTGTTTACCTTGCTACTGGATACTCTGGCAGTAAAAATGGAGCCAGGGACCGTGCGTCAGAGCAGGCAGTCAAGCTCTTTTTAAAACCAGTGGAGGTGCGTGTTGTGCAGCGCAAGTATCGACATTCTTTGGTCAGTGATATAGTGGTGTGTCAGATGCACTGTCCTACACCTGCCTTTCTACCGGCTCTCCGTAATCCAGAAGATAAACCGACTCCTAGCTCCAAGGGGCAGTATGAGCCTGACAAACGCAAGCACTGGACCGAGTTTGTGATCGTTGACAATGCTCATGACGCCATCTGCATTCTCAACAACTCTGCTGCCTTCAATCGTATGAAAATCGACTACAAGTTTGACATAGTGCCTAATAGCAGTGCGTGGCAATGCAGTGTgtacctgcaggatgagctggtgGCACAGGCGCGAGGCAGCAAGAAGACCTCCAAGCATACAGCTGCCGAAGAGGCTCTGAGGAAGCTTCGTATGAACCAGGCAGcaaggcagcagcagcagcaacaacaacaacaacaatcttCTCGTGGAAATCACTCGGACCCCCAGGGTGGCCGTTTTGGTCAGCATGGTGGTAGAAAGAAACACCTGAGTGAGCTAGTTATCCTAGAGAATTCTGATAATGCCATCTGTATCATCAATGACACAGCCCAATTTAATAAGGTAGCTGCTGATTACAAGTTCACTGTGCTCCCAGACCATCGCTGGAGATGTGAAGTGTATCTAGAAGGCCAGTATGTAGCTGCAGGTATAGGACCTAAGAAGACGGTTAAACACATTGCAGCAGAGCAAGCGCTGGCCACactgagacagacacaggctgTGGTGAAATCTAACCTCAGGAAGGAGGGTCATGCTGACGCCATTTCCCGTAACCAAATCCTGGCCCGTGCTGGAGAGGAGTCCATGAGACAGGAGATCAAGGAGGACAACATTGGGAATCAGCTACTCCGCAAGATGGGCTGGAAGGGTGGCGGACTGGGTCGCGAAGGGGAGGGCATTGCAGAGCCAATTAAAGTCAAGGAGCAGTTTTCTAGAGAGGGGCTGGGTATGGACATGGACAAACCTGGACATCAGCTCGGCAAGCGGGATATTGAGGATATTATCCGTAATTATGTCAGCTCAGATCGCCAGGATGACCTACGCTTCTCAACAGAGCTCAACAATGATGAACGCAAGCAAATTCACCAGATATCTCAGAAGTATGGACTACGGAGCAAGTCATATGGACAGGGCAGGCAACGCTTTCTCATTGTTAGCCGCAAAGTGCACAAAGACCAGCTGATTGGCCAGTTGCTGCAGGAAGGGCAGGTGGGACGATACGAACTGGTGAAACCTCAGGCCTCTCACTGA
- the septin6 gene encoding septin-6 isoform X3, whose protein sequence is MLCAASWAGIGSTESTMAATEIARQAGEGARAVPLAGHVGFDSMPDQLVNKSVNHGFCFNILCVGETGLGKSTLMDTLFNTKFEGEPTQHNQPGVQLKSNTYELQESNVRLKLTMVNTVGFGDQINKEDSYKSIVEFIDAQFEAYLQEELKIKRTLHSYHDTRIHACLYFIAPTGHSLKSLDLVTMKKLDSKVNIIPIIAKSDAISKSELTKFKIKITSELVSNGVQIYQFPTDDETVAEINSTMNAHLPFAVVGSTEEVKIGNKMVKARQYPWGTVQVENENHCDFVKLREMLIRVNMEDLREQTHTRHYELYRRCKLEEMGFKDTDPDSKPFSLQETYEAKRNEFMGELQKKEEEMRQMFVQRVKEKEAELKEAEKELHDKFDRLKKLHQDEKKKLEDKKKSLDDELNMFKQKKTAAELLLNQAQQAGGSTTLKRDKERKNFF, encoded by the exons GGAGAAGGTGCTCGGGCTGTACCTCTTGCCGGCCATGTTGGCTTTGACAGCATGCCTGACCAGCTGGTCAACAAGTCTGTCAACCATGGCTTTTGCTTCAACATCCTCTGCGTCG GGGAGACGGGTCTGGGGAAGTCTACTCTCATGGACACCTTGTTCAACACCAAGTTCGAGGGTGAGCCGACACAGCACAACCAGCCTGGAGTCCAGCTCAAGTCCAACACCTACGAGCTCCAGGAGAGCAACGTGCGTCTCAAACTCACCATGGTCAACACTGTGGGCTTTGGAGACCAGATCAACAAAGAGGACAG CTACAAGTCCATTGTGGAGTTCATCGATGCCCAGTTTGAGGCCTATctgcaggaggagctgaagaTTAAGCGGACGCTACACAGCTACCACGACACACGCATCCACGCCTGCCTCTACTTCATCGCCCCCACTGGACACTCCCTCAAATCCCTGGACCTGGTCACCATGAAGAAACTGGACAGCAAG GTCAACATCATTCCCATCATTGCCAAGTCAGATGCCATCTCCAAGAGTGAGCTGACCAAGTTCAAAATCAAGATCACCAGTGAGCTGGTCAGCAACGGAGTCCAGATCTACCAGTTCCCTACGGACGACGAGACGGTGGCAGAGATCAACTCCACCATGAAC GCTCATTTGCCCTTCGCCGTGGTAGGCAGCACCGAAGAGGTGAAGATCGGCAACAAGATGGTGAAGGCGCGACAGTACCCCTGGGGGACGGTGCAGG TGGAGAACGAGAACCACTGCGACTTTGTGAAGCTGCGGGAGATGCTGATCAGGGTGAACATGGAGGACCTGAgggagcagacacacacgcgccaCTACGAGCTCTACAGACGCTGCAAGCTGGAGGAGATGGGCTTCAAGGACACAGACCCCGACAGCAAGCCCTTCAG TCTGCAGGAGACATACGAGGCCAAGAGGAACGAGTTCATGGGCGAGCtgcagaagaaggaggaggagatgaggcagATGTTCGTCCAGAGAGTCAAGGAGAAGGAGGCTGAGCtcaaagaggcagagaaagag CTGCACGATAAGTTCGACCGCCTGAAGAAGCTCCACCAGGATGAGAAGAAGAAGCTGGAGGACAAGAAGAAGTCCCTGGACGACGAGCTCAACATGTTCAAGCAGAAAAAGACTGCTGCTGAGCTCCTGCTAAACCAAGCCCAGCAAGCAGGGGGCTCCACCACACTCAAGCGGGACAAGGAGAGGAAAAA ctTCTTTTAA
- the septin6 gene encoding septin-6 isoform X1: MLCAASWAGIGSTESTMAATEIARQAGEGARAVPLAGHVGFDSMPDQLVNKSVNHGFCFNILCVGETGLGKSTLMDTLFNTKFEGEPTQHNQPGVQLKSNTYELQESNVRLKLTMVNTVGFGDQINKEDSYKSIVEFIDAQFEAYLQEELKIKRTLHSYHDTRIHACLYFIAPTGHSLKSLDLVTMKKLDSKVNIIPIIAKSDAISKSELTKFKIKITSELVSNGVQIYQFPTDDETVAEINSTMNAHLPFAVVGSTEEVKIGNKMVKARQYPWGTVQVENENHCDFVKLREMLIRVNMEDLREQTHTRHYELYRRCKLEEMGFKDTDPDSKPFSLQETYEAKRNEFMGELQKKEEEMRQMFVQRVKEKEAELKEAEKELHDKFDRLKKLHQDEKKKLEDKKKSLDDELNMFKQKKTAAELLLNQAQQAGGSTTLKRDKERKNNPWLCTE, from the exons GGAGAAGGTGCTCGGGCTGTACCTCTTGCCGGCCATGTTGGCTTTGACAGCATGCCTGACCAGCTGGTCAACAAGTCTGTCAACCATGGCTTTTGCTTCAACATCCTCTGCGTCG GGGAGACGGGTCTGGGGAAGTCTACTCTCATGGACACCTTGTTCAACACCAAGTTCGAGGGTGAGCCGACACAGCACAACCAGCCTGGAGTCCAGCTCAAGTCCAACACCTACGAGCTCCAGGAGAGCAACGTGCGTCTCAAACTCACCATGGTCAACACTGTGGGCTTTGGAGACCAGATCAACAAAGAGGACAG CTACAAGTCCATTGTGGAGTTCATCGATGCCCAGTTTGAGGCCTATctgcaggaggagctgaagaTTAAGCGGACGCTACACAGCTACCACGACACACGCATCCACGCCTGCCTCTACTTCATCGCCCCCACTGGACACTCCCTCAAATCCCTGGACCTGGTCACCATGAAGAAACTGGACAGCAAG GTCAACATCATTCCCATCATTGCCAAGTCAGATGCCATCTCCAAGAGTGAGCTGACCAAGTTCAAAATCAAGATCACCAGTGAGCTGGTCAGCAACGGAGTCCAGATCTACCAGTTCCCTACGGACGACGAGACGGTGGCAGAGATCAACTCCACCATGAAC GCTCATTTGCCCTTCGCCGTGGTAGGCAGCACCGAAGAGGTGAAGATCGGCAACAAGATGGTGAAGGCGCGACAGTACCCCTGGGGGACGGTGCAGG TGGAGAACGAGAACCACTGCGACTTTGTGAAGCTGCGGGAGATGCTGATCAGGGTGAACATGGAGGACCTGAgggagcagacacacacgcgccaCTACGAGCTCTACAGACGCTGCAAGCTGGAGGAGATGGGCTTCAAGGACACAGACCCCGACAGCAAGCCCTTCAG TCTGCAGGAGACATACGAGGCCAAGAGGAACGAGTTCATGGGCGAGCtgcagaagaaggaggaggagatgaggcagATGTTCGTCCAGAGAGTCAAGGAGAAGGAGGCTGAGCtcaaagaggcagagaaagag CTGCACGATAAGTTCGACCGCCTGAAGAAGCTCCACCAGGATGAGAAGAAGAAGCTGGAGGACAAGAAGAAGTCCCTGGACGACGAGCTCAACATGTTCAAGCAGAAAAAGACTGCTGCTGAGCTCCTGCTAAACCAAGCCCAGCAAGCAGGGGGCTCCACCACACTCAAGCGGGACAAGGAGAGGAAAAA TAATCCCTGGCTCTGCACTGAGTAG
- the septin6 gene encoding septin-6 isoform X2 has translation MLCAASWAGIGSTESTMAATEIARQAGEGARAVPLAGHVGFDSMPDQLVNKSVNHGFCFNILCVGETGLGKSTLMDTLFNTKFEGEPTQHNQPGVQLKSNTYELQESNVRLKLTMVNTVGFGDQINKEDSYKSIVEFIDAQFEAYLQEELKIKRTLHSYHDTRIHACLYFIAPTGHSLKSLDLVTMKKLDSKVNIIPIIAKSDAISKSELTKFKIKITSELVSNGVQIYQFPTDDETVAEINSTMNAHLPFAVVGSTEEVKIGNKMVKARQYPWGTVQVENENHCDFVKLREMLIRVNMEDLREQTHTRHYELYRRCKLEEMGFKDTDPDSKPFSLQETYEAKRNEFMGELQKKEEEMRQMFVQRVKEKEAELKEAEKELHDKFDRLKKLHQDEKKKLEDKKKSLDDELNMFKQKKTAAELLLNQAQQAGGSTTLKRDKERKNSGFL, from the exons GGAGAAGGTGCTCGGGCTGTACCTCTTGCCGGCCATGTTGGCTTTGACAGCATGCCTGACCAGCTGGTCAACAAGTCTGTCAACCATGGCTTTTGCTTCAACATCCTCTGCGTCG GGGAGACGGGTCTGGGGAAGTCTACTCTCATGGACACCTTGTTCAACACCAAGTTCGAGGGTGAGCCGACACAGCACAACCAGCCTGGAGTCCAGCTCAAGTCCAACACCTACGAGCTCCAGGAGAGCAACGTGCGTCTCAAACTCACCATGGTCAACACTGTGGGCTTTGGAGACCAGATCAACAAAGAGGACAG CTACAAGTCCATTGTGGAGTTCATCGATGCCCAGTTTGAGGCCTATctgcaggaggagctgaagaTTAAGCGGACGCTACACAGCTACCACGACACACGCATCCACGCCTGCCTCTACTTCATCGCCCCCACTGGACACTCCCTCAAATCCCTGGACCTGGTCACCATGAAGAAACTGGACAGCAAG GTCAACATCATTCCCATCATTGCCAAGTCAGATGCCATCTCCAAGAGTGAGCTGACCAAGTTCAAAATCAAGATCACCAGTGAGCTGGTCAGCAACGGAGTCCAGATCTACCAGTTCCCTACGGACGACGAGACGGTGGCAGAGATCAACTCCACCATGAAC GCTCATTTGCCCTTCGCCGTGGTAGGCAGCACCGAAGAGGTGAAGATCGGCAACAAGATGGTGAAGGCGCGACAGTACCCCTGGGGGACGGTGCAGG TGGAGAACGAGAACCACTGCGACTTTGTGAAGCTGCGGGAGATGCTGATCAGGGTGAACATGGAGGACCTGAgggagcagacacacacgcgccaCTACGAGCTCTACAGACGCTGCAAGCTGGAGGAGATGGGCTTCAAGGACACAGACCCCGACAGCAAGCCCTTCAG TCTGCAGGAGACATACGAGGCCAAGAGGAACGAGTTCATGGGCGAGCtgcagaagaaggaggaggagatgaggcagATGTTCGTCCAGAGAGTCAAGGAGAAGGAGGCTGAGCtcaaagaggcagagaaagag CTGCACGATAAGTTCGACCGCCTGAAGAAGCTCCACCAGGATGAGAAGAAGAAGCTGGAGGACAAGAAGAAGTCCCTGGACGACGAGCTCAACATGTTCAAGCAGAAAAAGACTGCTGCTGAGCTCCTGCTAAACCAAGCCCAGCAAGCAGGGGGCTCCACCACACTCAAGCGGGACAAGGAGAGGAAAAA TTCAGGATTCCTGTAG
- the septin6 gene encoding septin-6 isoform X4, giving the protein MLCAASWAGIGSTESTMAATEIARQAGEGARAVPLAGHVGFDSMPDQLVNKSVNHGFCFNILCVGETGLGKSTLMDTLFNTKFEGEPTQHNQPGVQLKSNTYELQESNVRLKLTMVNTVGFGDQINKEDSYKSIVEFIDAQFEAYLQEELKIKRTLHSYHDTRIHACLYFIAPTGHSLKSLDLVTMKKLDSKVNIIPIIAKSDAISKSELTKFKIKITSELVSNGVQIYQFPTDDETVAEINSTMNAHLPFAVVGSTEEVKIGNKMVKARQYPWGTVQVENENHCDFVKLREMLIRVNMEDLREQTHTRHYELYRRCKLEEMGFKDTDPDSKPFSLQETYEAKRNEFMGELQKKEEEMRQMFVQRVKEKEAELKEAEKELHDKFDRLKKLHQDEKKKLEDKKKSLDDELNMFKQKKTAAELLLNQAQQAGGSTTLKRDKERKN; this is encoded by the exons GGAGAAGGTGCTCGGGCTGTACCTCTTGCCGGCCATGTTGGCTTTGACAGCATGCCTGACCAGCTGGTCAACAAGTCTGTCAACCATGGCTTTTGCTTCAACATCCTCTGCGTCG GGGAGACGGGTCTGGGGAAGTCTACTCTCATGGACACCTTGTTCAACACCAAGTTCGAGGGTGAGCCGACACAGCACAACCAGCCTGGAGTCCAGCTCAAGTCCAACACCTACGAGCTCCAGGAGAGCAACGTGCGTCTCAAACTCACCATGGTCAACACTGTGGGCTTTGGAGACCAGATCAACAAAGAGGACAG CTACAAGTCCATTGTGGAGTTCATCGATGCCCAGTTTGAGGCCTATctgcaggaggagctgaagaTTAAGCGGACGCTACACAGCTACCACGACACACGCATCCACGCCTGCCTCTACTTCATCGCCCCCACTGGACACTCCCTCAAATCCCTGGACCTGGTCACCATGAAGAAACTGGACAGCAAG GTCAACATCATTCCCATCATTGCCAAGTCAGATGCCATCTCCAAGAGTGAGCTGACCAAGTTCAAAATCAAGATCACCAGTGAGCTGGTCAGCAACGGAGTCCAGATCTACCAGTTCCCTACGGACGACGAGACGGTGGCAGAGATCAACTCCACCATGAAC GCTCATTTGCCCTTCGCCGTGGTAGGCAGCACCGAAGAGGTGAAGATCGGCAACAAGATGGTGAAGGCGCGACAGTACCCCTGGGGGACGGTGCAGG TGGAGAACGAGAACCACTGCGACTTTGTGAAGCTGCGGGAGATGCTGATCAGGGTGAACATGGAGGACCTGAgggagcagacacacacgcgccaCTACGAGCTCTACAGACGCTGCAAGCTGGAGGAGATGGGCTTCAAGGACACAGACCCCGACAGCAAGCCCTTCAG TCTGCAGGAGACATACGAGGCCAAGAGGAACGAGTTCATGGGCGAGCtgcagaagaaggaggaggagatgaggcagATGTTCGTCCAGAGAGTCAAGGAGAAGGAGGCTGAGCtcaaagaggcagagaaagag CTGCACGATAAGTTCGACCGCCTGAAGAAGCTCCACCAGGATGAGAAGAAGAAGCTGGAGGACAAGAAGAAGTCCCTGGACGACGAGCTCAACATGTTCAAGCAGAAAAAGACTGCTGCTGAGCTCCTGCTAAACCAAGCCCAGCAAGCAGGGGGCTCCACCACACTCAAGCGGGACAAGGAGAGGAAAAA TTAA